The DNA region TACTTTGGAGGGTTCTATTCATTCGGGGCTCGTTGTCATAGCAACGGGTCTGCAAGGGCCAGAATGAGAATTTCCGATTCGCTCGATTTTATCAATTTTCGATATTTTTGCGCGTCATgtcgaatataatattaaatgtttATATAAATGGGAGAAAAATAAAGGTTTCaattgaaaatgaaaacatTGATGATGAAAATGTAGAAAACGATTGTAATATTGATTTGGTAAGATGCAAGCTGcaacttaatttttaattaaaattcttaTGCAATGGTTTTAGGCACTTTTGCCAACCTACTAATGTtatactaaatgcgaaagtgtgttggtctGTCGGTTTATCACAATGCATCGAGGCTAagccgattttgacggaattaGTTACTATTATAGTATCCAATTAGATCCTACAGATGGATACTAACCATCTTGCATCCCAGGTAgagttgccaggtcgccaaacgtaatagccggacagaccagccagtttggccggacatttgggtagaaaggccggacactaCATCATTGAGGGTTTTGTGTCTTTGTATTAATAGgaaggtacgacaaaaaaattgtatgtaaaatcaagctttatttattattggcggcactgccgcctgcgggagcgaccgacagtcgactcgcctgcgctctgccacgctcgtttgcgaaatgtaaaaagcctaacaaaagccggacaagccctGAAaggttaggtacttaatttttttctcagaaaatcagagtttccacgggatttttcaaaaagctaaatccacggggGCATCATCTAGGTAGGTTATCTAGGATAAGTAAATAACCTAgtatcggggtataaggcggtccccccttataccccgattgccagctcgacctgtGGCGactcgcggactatacctataggcagtggcgtgcaggtcatagaggcataaaagcactgcttacctagttgaaatggctatgtgctcaaaaaacggaacccttataggatcactttgttgtctgtctgtctgtctgtcaagaaacctacagggtacttcccgttgacctagaatcatgaaatgtggcaggtaggtagatcttatagctgacatttggggaaaaatctgaaaaccgtgaatttagggttagatcacacaaaaaaaaattaaattgtggtcatgaactaataattagtattttaaattttcgaagtaagtaactatatcaagtggggtaatatatgaaagatcttcacttgtgcattctaaaacagatttttatttatttttatatgcatcatcgtttttgaattatcgtgcaaaatgtcgaaaaaatacgactgtactacggaaccctcaatgcgcgagcctgactcgcacttggccggtgtttttcatgatgacctgtcattaaataggtagttagctaattaatgcttaccctaggttgaaaccctgtgcacgccactgcctataggtagtggcgtgcaggtcatagaggcataaatgcactgcttaccccagttgtaatagcttaatgcaaattttacattatgacctgccagtaaacaggttcctacctaactaatgcctaccctggcttcaaaccctgtgcacgccactgcctataggtatctatttcTTCGAAAATACTTACATCGATACAAAATATTGATACAAACAAAttaagtttgattggttagtaggTAATCAAATtagatttgacgacctccctggcgcagtggtaagcgctatggtcttattagtgggaggtcccgggttcgattcctggcagggattaggaattttataatttctaaatttctggtctggtctggtgggaggcttcggccgtggctagttaccaccctaccggtaaagccgtgccgccaagaggatttagcgttccggtacgatgccgtgtagaaaccaaaggggcatgggtttattaaaaactgccataccccttccaggttagcccgcttcgatcttagactgcatcgtcacttaccaccaggtgagattgcagtcaagggctaacttgtaggtatctgaataataataaaaaaaatgacacgtttgtttggagcgcattACAATACAAATGCACCCTTAATAAGTGTTTTGTGTTATATAGATAGTTTCCAATATTCAATCTACGAAACCTTACAAGTTTGATATCCttcaaagtttttttaaaaccatATGGTCGGAAGTGGGGTTCGCAAAGACCAGAGGTCATTGAACCCGGAAGATAGTGTGGCACGAGCCATGCAGGTGCGCGATCGATATCGGTAAAAAAAATCGATGTGACGTCACGCAACATGGCGGCGCGCGCAGCTGTCAAACGCGCTATGCTTATTAGACACGTAATATAAGGGTTCGATACGAAGGGGTGAtagaaagtttaaaaaaaattaaatggttaAAATATGCAAATTTATGTTTGAGTTAGCATTTTTTGTGATAGATGGTAatcttttttaaggttccgtatacGAAGGGTGCAAACGAGACCCttttactaagactccgctatccatccgtccgtccgtctgtctgtcagtgggctttatctcgtgaaccgtaataagtagctagagacctgaaattttcacagaatgtgtatttctatggccgctataacaaaaaatactacAAATTTCTTGTAgggacggtacggaacccttcctgtgcgagtccgactcgcacctgACCGGTTTCTTTTGGGCATATTTAGAGTTTTAATGTAGGTGAAATAACTTTGTCGTGTAGTTATGGAAATTGGTCGCGTGtcgtaactaagtaggtagataaaataGCATGAGtgatttttttagtatttgcaAAAATCAGGCAGACGTCTATTATTAATAGTTGAAGATTGAAAAGATGCaaaaacgtttttattttagttagaaatcatagattaattattacctattggTTTCGCAGTTCGCTACGCTCTACTTAGAAATCTTTATCACAAACATAACATCAGTatctacccttattataaatgtgaaagtgtttgtccttcaatcacgtcgcaacggtgcaacggattgacgtgattttttgcatgcgtatagataaagacctggagagtgaaataggctactttttatcccggaaaatcaaagagttcccacgggaattttaaaaaatctaattccacgcgtatgaagtcgcgggcatcagctagtaagttataCAGAAAACTATATACAAAAGAAACTAACAGTTATACAGAAAACGTTCTTAACTACCTATctaaaaaacctgccaagtgcaagtcagactcgcgcaccgagggttccgtacttgggtatttttatcgtcattttgcacgataaatcaaaaactattatgcataaaaataagtaggtaagcaaGTACTAAGAATTCCTTAACAGAAAAATCCAATACCTATTTTTGGCCCGACCCGGTAATCAAATTCAGGAACTCGTCATCTGCAGTGGAATATTCTAACCACTAGACATACGAGGCAGTCAATTGAGTGTAcggtcacacgagtagataatatatagaccagaggggaagcttcatactagcggctggctgtaggttcactcactctagcgcagctcacgcacaccacgacgtgtcacggacgctccgtttgccgccaaactgggcgcacggaccgtccgtggcacgtcgtagtttgcgtgagctagtgtgaagcttcccctctggtctataatatctactcgtgtggtacgGTGGCAAAAGTCGGCAGCGGTAGGACATTGTGTAGGGGCGCGGTGCTTATCTTTGTAGATACGTACCAGCGattttatcgatatcgatatttaTTACAAACTATTACTTACTATACTATTACTTACACgttacaacgttagttttagtatacgcaaaaaccgaagaacgtgtcgaatatttttatatcagtagtcagtacccttattataaatgcgaaagtgtgtttgtttgttggtttgtccttcaatcacgtcgcaacggtgcaacggattgacgcgattttttacataagtatagataaagacctggagagtgacataggctaatttttatcccggaaaatcaaagagttcccatgggatttttgaaaaacttaattccacgcagtcgtacgaagtcgcgggcatcagctagtaaagaataaatatacaaaatttcaaaaatattaaatgaaaatttacgatGTTATAAGCTTTTTGCATTGAGTCTTTGTCCCGCCAAATCATGATCACCCCAAgcaagcggctgtgagcgaacgggacggcagGCGTCGATCGTACGCGCTCCCGTtcgcgcggctcgaatcagctggtgcatgcggtcattcacctagatgttcaaacttgcaggatttaaagtattttttggtcaaaatataacccgttgtaaaaatgaatgcaatcgattctgttgctgattctgaacaaactgcTTTAAGGTTTTaacgtatactaaaactaacgttttaaatactaatatttttttatcaccACCTATCACTAGCCAGACTCTACAACCTCGACAAAAGACGTCGGCCTCAATATAGATATACTAGTagttgtccgcgacttcgtccgcgtaaaatttctggttctTCATGAGATGAGATTAAAAAaattcccgctgcaaaaggcgtcatttacctactcactcaggcACGGAACCCGgaatacctaaatgccgatTTTTTATAtctcttacttcaaaaacatacatttaacctttcaacccccatttcactatggctaaaacccttctcactctgagaggagacccgtgctctgtagtgagccggcgatgggttgatcatgatgatgataagatacGACTTTATCGACATAGATGCTAGAGCACATCACTAGCGTCCGTTAGTGGCGCGCCAGGTGTCGGCGGGTTGCACACTGGCATGTATGGCTAACGGACTATGCTTTTGTACAGGCTTTGTCTGAACAATACGTGTAATGTTACTTTACGGTGATAtgataacttatttttttttattgaaaaggttcgctagcgatttttacaaaaatgatcttaaattacattaagttaaattacatgacgttgtttgtaaaatcatttgaaagcaaacactacatgcacattcacacaatttacatggaacaattattaatcatataattaaaataatacaaaaagtagctaaaactttccgaaatagtgaaaacacaaaaaacaaaaattattcaaggtgcaatagtaattgaataaatctaaaactatagtaAAGTTAACCTAGGAGTAAgaatagttaaaaaatattgttatgataacttatctatatatataaaaggaagaggtgactgactgactgactgatctatcaacgcacagctccaactactggacggatcgggctgaaatttggcatgcagacagctattatgacgtaggcatccgctaagaaaggatttttgaaaattcaatccctaaaggggtgaaataggggtttgaagtttgtgtagtccacgcggacgaagtcgcgagcataagctagttgttataATAAACTTTATTAATAGGCATACGACAAACTGGtacaatcagtaggtacccttattataattgcgaaagtgtttgtttgtttgtccttcaatcacgtcgtagcggtgcaacggattgacgtgattttttgaataggtacctatagataaagacctggagagtgacataggctacttttatcgtgtgtggtggcgcgctcttgggaaggcctatgtccagcagtggacgcaaacagggtcattgattgattgattgaagtcTAACACAAGACTCACTGGCTTACTGAGATTTCTAGATTAAGGTTAAAACTATGTAATATGTTTACCTGtttgttttctaaataaaaataaaataaaataaaccggccaagtgcgagtcaggctcgcgcaatgagggttccgtactacagtcgtgttttttcgacattttgcatgataattcaaaaaatatgatgcataaaaataaataaaaatctgttttagaatgtacaggtgaagacctttcgtatgataccccacttgatataagtagttatctcacttcgaaagttgaaaatactaattattagttcatgaccacaatttaattttttttgtgtgtgatctaaccctaaattaacggttttcagatttttccccaaatgtcagctataagatctacctacctgccaaatttcatgattctaggtcaacgggaagtaccctgtaggtttcttgacagacagacagacagacaacaaagtgatcctataagggttccgtttttccttttgaggtacggaaccctaaaaagaccatGTTACCAGAACGAGACCAGTTTTACACCATAGTCCATAACCTTACTAAGCATACTATCTTTTGAACCATAAAGTTGGAGAAGCACGGACTCTATGGTTGGTAGGTATAGACTGCGGGTAAAAATGCTactgtttaaatatttttttttaatttgcctaCCCTAACTAAAACTTTAGAACGCCCCTGTCTGATAGGGTCTTATTCATACGTGTGCACCCCATGATAGCGAGAAACCTTATAACAAAGCTAAAACATGGAAAATATGCTTCGAaggtttttttgttttataatttttgtatggTCTTATCTTTTTTGATCGCAATTCTCATTACTAAGGGACGTTACCATtcccataataatatgaatactggaatgatttggctgaaatttaagATGGAGATAGCTTTAGTTTGAGATTTGAATTAACACAAACTCATTCTCATTagtccgggaaaatcaaagagttcccgcggaattaaaaaaaatacgcggaaaaagtcgcggaCATCCAGTCATCCCTACAAGAAGTTTTTGGAATGCGATCATTCTCCCAGATCCTTTGGCATCCAcacaggtacctatctactcggTCACTCTAACTCTCTAACTTCATCATAATTTGTCTTTCTGAGGGTTGTGATCCCATCAATTAGATAATTTTCGAggttttccatttttttttttttttttttttttttttttttttttttttaatacaataaaacttaaggctagccttatctaattactatataaatcatgaccgcgtggaatggtgccaagaatactggctgcatttccgcgctggacagccaggctgatccgctgcgcaaaaaatgagccagcccttctgtcaccagttgaggctattaatcgcggtgaaatgtctcgtaaaaaatttttagcactaagactccatggccccagggtcttcCTAGGTTTTCCTAGGGTATTATCGCAGTAGACtcgcatattttatttattagtaatttaatttggttatttattagtaagttgttagaatactcaattgtgttagtttatcttttagtgaagtaggtaggtttaaattagtatgtagtacagtttttattataagaatagatataggtgtatgaatagcgttaaggaaatatagtagtaagatatgtacatagtattaagagcgccacctcgccaacaaactggcccaccagtttggcgagatagatatgtaggaaactttgtaaaattattatgaataataaatttaaaaaaaaatatcctacCGCAATATtatgactataatattttacctttaattataaaaaaaaactgtttataagtaaacaaatatttttctagGAACGCGTTAATATTAACTCGTTAATGACACTTTATTGTCTCAAAGCGTAAATCATCATTAAATATGAATCAGAGTTGAATAAGATGGTTTTCCTTTGGAACTTCCACCATGAGGTACCAACTATAAGTGACAGTACCTCGAACGGGGACACCGGCTACCAAAAACACAACAAACACACTGAAAACACTAAAATTCCCAATCCATTGCTACTCCAAAATACTATGAAGACATCACGATTGAACAAGAGTTGGTAATGTACAGCGAGCATTTAAGAGTTATAGGAAAAGCTTTCGTTTGTAGCGCCAGGGTAGGTTAAGGGTGCATTGTAGTGTTCACGTCACGGACCGGACTAGACTTATAAGTCCGATCTGAAAGGCATTCAATTTGTTGTGGTATAAGGTTGAAAATTGCGTGGTTGGATAGGATATAGGATGTTTTGGTTGGAGGGTGATACAATAGGGGTGTTTGCAGGAACGTGGGGGAGGTAGGGTGCGCCGCGCAAGCGTTTTTCAGTCGCCCGCGCGACCCCGCTGCCGCCGGCCGCGCGCCATGGACGACGCTAGACTACGCGACCGGGCGCCTCTCACCGTCATAGTGGCGCCTAGCAACGCATCGCCACCCAGGCTGTCCCCAGCAGACTTGCTACCCGATGGTGACGCTGCGTTCCACCCGCTGTCCGCAGTCAACGGACGCTTGACGCCGCCGGGGCTAGAGCCAGCGTCCTACGCGACATTAACGCCTTTACTACCACTTCCCCCAATAAGCACAGTCTCGGACAAATTCGCTTACCATGCGGGGGGAACGTTCACGGTTATCCAGCAACAGCAATCATACGCGTCTTTATCCCCCGCGCCGTACAACGAACCTTTATCCCCCCAATCGGCGTACAGCAGACGGAGTGTTTCCCCCAATTCGTTCGAAAGACGCTCGCCAACTCCTCCTCTACCGAGTCCAGGATTGGATTTGAATGCTGCGTTGTTAGCGCGAGAAACGAGGGATGAACAGGC from Maniola hyperantus chromosome 23, iAphHyp1.2, whole genome shotgun sequence includes:
- the onecut gene encoding hepatocyte nuclear factor 6 isoform X3, with translation MDDARLRDRAPLTVIVAPSNASPPRLSPADLLPDGDAAFHPLSAVNGRLTPPGLEPASYATLTPLLPLPPISTVSDKFAYHAGGTFTVIQQQQSYASLSPAPYNEPLSPQSAYSRRSVSPNSFERRSPTPPLPSPGLDLNAALLARETRDEQAQAQAQADTEEINTKELAQRISGELKRYSIPQAIFAQRVLCRSQGTLSDLLRNPKPWSKLKSGRETFRRMWKWLQEPEFQRMSALRLADTPNQQTVKGDNVNNMQQQSYPREYQAPAVPQGPMYPGHQAPWETPGYEPAGDVSCFGPDSSERQ